The proteins below come from a single Triticum aestivum cultivar Chinese Spring chromosome 5D, IWGSC CS RefSeq v2.1, whole genome shotgun sequence genomic window:
- the LOC123121665 gene encoding uncharacterized protein: protein MVSYDDARDYVTSLFIMLKKEPVILFRIEFLVVLVTLLFFAMFLMDFFRRIIHNPFMRAVFSIFDGVSDSIVLYLLGAMQSAPFKNQLFPIWALVLVNFRYSADYISGYGVPDRRGRRFTEWRNVFKLLGSAFLTWTRGSSFTAPLWSVWCLQIVRSAYRFHSHNLAFRSLWHGGSSHLVAEHMRARYSNSQPDSNSQPAASPVTMEDYSYLVYGETRRNFKLKKPQYALSPHRPRKIWQARCCCVRVVFNTSSRTSQQESSPLITLDKVWKYCPIHQPHNQEEEEDLKKDNDLKDITLAFALSRLLRCRFEDVPLQASIFEIHRELIKSIIGGKLGTSDVLRIMELQLAFVHDYFNTRYPMVFWCGRLSLLITLFLSVLTIGAVCWLAVDIRRVYKPPNGELANLVKGFNIDMIITWAFILLMIAKEVWEMVTYLLSDWTSLILVCEYVQRKCKRIGGSIDTRMDRILLWFSRAKITDKRWHGHLDQYVFLQSYEDRPRFWNFVHNLTTGIIPKKDDGAKLSSAITVPECVKKAVLEKLSIMVEEKKDCSLPKDQHCSLPKEKQDCNLPMDLKTLSNSNLSEQLQNYKSYTAPPMSTDIVLPTSSHIILAWHIATSLCEMELANNHGVNLSKPGFPRSLLCWLTSCCSSKPYLMDLGEKKDGILSWFTNSCSSKSNGKLPDKLRESYTIANSLSRYCAYLLVAKPDLTPDSFLVPKIVFQKTVESAHDGILKNCDSLESRRIKLNEADEPIENSEEDVLKQGAALGKELLKIPTDEIRWKILEEVWTELLIHIAPTRNAHAHRKCLSGGEFITHIWAFLWHYGIQKSSLWPNEVALANRAPAAPENDGVRNANNMDEPVQVCADGSAEQTGANVREPDEIMGTQEHETRNSRRVLTRMERTESSEIEEGSHDAIAEDRNFQRGMAGQTQNGSEANKLG, encoded by the coding sequence ATGGTGAGCTACGATGATGCCCGTGATTATGTGACATCCCTGTTCATCATGCTGAAGAAGGAACCAGTCATCTTGTTCCGCATCGAGTTCCTGGTGGTCCTCGTCACGCTGCTCTTCTTCGCCATGTTCCTCATGGATTTCTTTCGCCGCATCATTCACAACCCATTCATGAGGGCCGTCTTCAGCATCTTCGACGGCGTCTCCGACTCCATTGTCTTGTACCTCCTGGGGGCCATGCAGTCGGCGCCTTTCAAGAACCAGCTGTTCCCGATCTGGGCTCTTGTGCTCGTCAATTTCCGCTACAGCGCAGACTACATCTCCGGCTACGGTGTTCCTGACCGCCGCGGACGAAGGTTCACCGAGTGGAGGAACGTGTTCAAGCTCCTGGGGTCGGCATTCTTGACTTGGACGCGTGGATCCAGCTTCACGGCTCCACTCTGGTCCGTCTGGTGCCTGCAGATAGTGAGGAGCGCGTACAGATTCCACTCACACAATCTGGCATTCCGCTCCCTCTGGCATGGCGGGAGCTCACACCTGGTTGCAGAGCACATGCGTGCCAGGTACAGCAACTCGCAACCAGACAGCAACTCGCAACCAGCAGCCAGCCCAGTGACGATGGAAGACTACAGCTACTTGGTGTATGGAGAAACGAGGCGGAATTTCAAGCTAAAGAAGCCTCAGTATGCATTGTCTCCTCACCGGCCAAGAAAGATCTGGCAAGCTAGATGTTGTTGTGTAAGAGTCGTCTTCAATACCAGCAGCCGCACGTCCCAGCAGGAGTCGTCGCCACTGATCACGCTGGACAAAGTCTGGAAGTACTGTCCCATTCACCAGCCACATAaccaggaggaggaagaggacctAAAGAAGGACAATGACCTAAAGGATATCACTTTGGCCTTCGCCTTGTCAAGGCTGCTGCGGTGCAGGTTTGAGGATGTGCCGCTGCAAGCAAGTATCTTCGAAATACACCGTGAGCTGATCAAGAGCATAATTGGTGGGAAGCTGGGCACCAGCGATGTCCTCAGGATCATGGAGCTGCAGCTTGCCTTTGTCCACGACTATTTCAACACCCGCTACCCCATGGTGTTCTGGTGTGGGCGCCTGTCTCTCCTCATCACTCTGTTTCTGTCCGTGCTCACCATCGGTGCTGTCTGCTGGCTTGCTGTGGATATCCGTAGGGTCTATAAGCCCCCGAATGGCGAGCTTGCCAATCTGGTCAAGGGCTTTAATATTGACATGATCATTACATGGGCATTCATTTTGCTGATGATTGCCAAGGAGGTCTGGGAGATGGTGACCTACTTACTCTCCGACTGGACAAGCTTAATCCTGGTGTGCGAGTATGTGCAGAGGAAGTGCAAGAGGATCGGAGGATCTATAGACACAAGGATGGATCGCATATTATTATGGTTTTCCAGAGCTAAGATTACTGACAAGAGGTGGCATGGACATCTTGACCAGTATGTCTTCCTGCAGTCGTATGAGGACAGACCAAGATTTTGGAATTTTGTTCACAACCTAACTACCGGAATAATTCCAAAGAAAGACGACGGGGCAAAGCTCAGCAGTGCCATCACAGTTCCCGAGTGTGTCAAGAAGGCAGTTCTGGAGAAGCTCAGCATAATGGTGGAGGAAAAAAAAGATTGTAGTCTGCCCAAGGACCAACATTGTAGTCTGCCCAAGGAAAAACAAGATTGTAATCTTCCCATGGACCTCAAGACATTGTCCAACAGCAACCTTAGCGAGCAGTTGCAGAACTACAAGTCTTACACCGCACCACCGATGAGCACCGACATCGTCTTGCCGACAAGCTCTCACATCATTCTTGCGTGGCACATCGCGACCAGCCTCTGCGAAATGGAGCTTGCGAATAATCACGGTGTCAACTTGAGCAAACCTGGGTTTCCGCGCTCGCTGTTGTGTTGGTTGACTTCTTGCTGCTCCTCCAAACCTTATCTTATGGATTTGGGTGAGAAGAAAGATGGTATCTTGTCATGGTTCACAAATAGCTGCTCATCAAAGTCAAATGGGAAGTTGCCTGACAAGCTTCGGGAGTCCTACACCATTGCAAACAGCTTATCGCGGTACTGTGCATATCTGCTGGTTGCAAAGCCTGACCTGACCCCTGATAGTTTTCTTGTTCCCAAGATAGTCTTCCAGAAAACCGTCGAGAGTGCTCATGACGGCATCCTGAAAAATTGTGATTCATTAGAGAGCAGGCGCATAAAACTGAATGAAGCAGACGAACCTATCGAAAACTCCGAAGAAGATGTATTGAAACAGGGTGCAGCACTGGGCAAGGAACTGCTCAAAATTCCAACTGATGAAATTCGCTGGAAGATCCTGGAAGAGGTATGGACTGAGTTACTTATACACATTGCGCCCACGCGGAATGCACACGCGCACAGGAAGTGTCTCTCTGGAGGGGAGTTCATAACCCACATATGGGCATTTCTTTGGCACTATGGCATTCAGAAGAGTAGCTTGTGGCCAAATGAAGTTGCACTAGCAAACCGTGCCCCTGCAGCGCCTGAGAATGATGGCGTCCGAAATGCAAACAATATGGATGAACCAGTGCAAGTTTGTGCAGACGGAAGTGCCGAGCAGACTGGCGCTAATGTTCGTGAACCGGATGAGATCATGGGAACCCAGGAGCATGAGACAAGAAACTCTAGGAGAGTGCTAACAAGGATGGAGAGAACAGAGAGTTCAGAAATCGAGGAGGGGTCTCATGATGCCATAGCGGAGGACAGAAATTTTCAGAGAGGAATGGCTGGTCAAACCCAAAACGGGAGTGAGGCAAACAAGCTAGGTTGA